From Virgibacillus natechei, the proteins below share one genomic window:
- a CDS encoding LLM class flavin-dependent oxidoreductase has translation MEKYRLDPSKGMEFGLYTLGDHLPDPGTAERISPQQRIRELIELAQHAEQAGIDFFSVGESHQEYFVTQAHSVVLSAIAQATEKIKISSSSTIISTSDPVRVYEDFATIDLISGGRAEIVAGRASRVGLYDLLGYDLRDYEELYEEKFDLLRKINEEEVVNWSGQFRPALNDAKVLPRPLNGSLPIWRAVGGTPASAIKAGYAGVPMYMAHLGGPVSVFKRTVDAYREAAQQSGFDPSELPVATAGFFYAAESSQQALREMYPHINEGMKRTNGQGFPKQNFAQGADPRSVMNIGSPQEIIEKILYQHEQFGHQRYIAQMDFGGMPFDKLMKNIELIGNEILPAIKKYTAK, from the coding sequence ATGGAAAAATATCGTTTAGATCCAAGCAAAGGAATGGAGTTCGGGCTTTATACATTAGGTGATCATTTACCAGATCCTGGTACAGCAGAGCGGATTTCCCCGCAGCAACGTATTCGTGAGTTAATAGAATTAGCACAGCATGCTGAGCAGGCAGGTATCGATTTTTTTAGTGTAGGAGAAAGTCACCAAGAATATTTCGTAACGCAAGCACATTCGGTTGTTTTATCGGCAATAGCCCAGGCAACCGAAAAGATTAAAATCTCAAGCTCTTCTACGATTATCAGTACTTCGGATCCAGTGCGTGTGTACGAAGATTTTGCGACAATTGATTTAATTTCAGGAGGGCGTGCTGAAATTGTTGCTGGTCGTGCATCACGAGTAGGTCTCTATGATTTATTGGGCTATGATCTTCGTGATTACGAGGAATTATATGAAGAAAAATTTGATTTATTACGTAAAATTAATGAAGAGGAAGTGGTCAACTGGAGTGGACAATTCCGCCCAGCTCTAAATGATGCAAAAGTTCTTCCGCGCCCACTAAATGGTTCGCTCCCGATTTGGCGTGCAGTCGGTGGAACACCTGCTAGTGCGATCAAGGCGGGCTATGCTGGCGTTCCGATGTATATGGCTCATTTAGGTGGTCCGGTCAGTGTCTTTAAGCGAACGGTTGATGCTTATCGCGAAGCGGCCCAACAAAGCGGATTTGACCCATCTGAATTACCAGTTGCAACGGCAGGCTTTTTTTATGCGGCTGAGAGTTCTCAACAGGCTCTTAGAGAAATGTATCCCCATATTAATGAGGGGATGAAGCGAACGAATGGACAAGGCTTTCCAAAACAGAACTTTGCACAGGGGGCAGATCCGCGTAGTGTTATGAACATTGGTAGTCCACAGGAAATAATTGAAAAAATTCTTTACCAGCACGAACAATTCGGTCATCAACGGTATATCGCACAAATGGATTTCGGTGGGATGCCTTTTGATAAATTAATGAAAAATATTGAGCTGATTGGTAATGAAATTCTACCAGCAATTAAAAAATATACGGCAAAATAA
- a CDS encoding NADPH-dependent FMN reductase, whose amino-acid sequence MKVVGLSGSKVGTKTRTALDYTIKSVTENYPATQTTLIDLADFDIQFSDGRNYLEYEGDTKYVLQSLMEADAIIMGTPIFQASIPATLKNIFDLLPENAFRDKVVSMLVTAGSPKHYLIVEQQLKPILGYMKAQIVQTYLFIEEKDFHRKEITNDDVLFRIDRLVEDTILLTETYKQIREAKEAEYDF is encoded by the coding sequence ATGAAGGTTGTCGGATTATCGGGTTCGAAAGTCGGTACGAAAACAAGAACGGCGCTGGACTACACCATTAAATCAGTTACTGAAAACTATCCAGCGACGCAAACGACATTAATTGATTTAGCAGATTTTGATATTCAATTCAGTGATGGTCGCAATTATCTAGAATATGAAGGCGATACAAAATATGTCTTGCAAAGCCTAATGGAAGCAGATGCCATTATTATGGGGACACCGATTTTTCAGGCGTCCATACCGGCCACATTGAAGAACATATTTGATTTACTTCCAGAGAACGCATTTCGCGATAAAGTTGTCAGCATGCTTGTAACAGCAGGCTCACCGAAGCATTATTTAATTGTGGAACAACAATTAAAACCTATCTTGGGTTATATGAAAGCGCAAATTGTTCAGACATATTTATTTATTGAGGAAAAGGATTTCCATCGAAAAGAAATCACAAATGATGATGTGTTATTCCGAATCGATCGATTGGTTGAGGATACCATTTTATTAACAGAAACATATAAGCAAATTCGTGAAGCCAAAGAAGCAGAATATGATTTTTAA
- a CDS encoding BCCT family transporter: MSKKSKGASKRGLIDYKIFVPSLLIIIAISIPFSMYEDESFHLLNSIFAQIVDLFSWGYIWYAIILVAAGLYLSFSKYGDVVLGDPTEKPRFTLFEYSSILIAMGLGSTIMRTGMTEWANIAVDPPFGAEAGSADALLWGNAYSMFMWSFQVFAIFVMAAPAMGYILHVRKKPFMRISEACRVIFGDKFTDGLGGTILDIIFLVSILSGAAVTLGLGTPIVTYNLAEIFNIEITFGLTLIVTIVWVFLFSISAYLGIERGIKRLSTFNMYLAGGFAIFIMIVGPGIFILNYFTDTVGFLLSNYVDISLYTNALDMGGTTHMESNTIFWFAYSATWAMLHSIFAAKISRGRTIREMILTYLLAPTLISWVATGILGGLGVHRYLTGEVSVLEVVQEDAMAVIPEILSSLPFSTIALVVFVIIAMIFMVTTLDSTTYTIASYTGTKNMSVAEPSKHLRLIVAAIITVLALALLRIGGLAPLEVLSGIMGIPIIVIQFLTIYAAKKMMDEDKAWINNVRNKKEK, translated from the coding sequence ATGAGTAAGAAAAGTAAAGGGGCGAGTAAAAGGGGATTAATAGATTACAAAATTTTTGTCCCATCTTTACTTATTATTATCGCAATCAGTATTCCTTTCTCCATGTATGAAGATGAGTCCTTTCATTTGTTGAATAGCATTTTTGCTCAGATTGTGGATCTATTTTCATGGGGTTACATATGGTATGCCATTATACTGGTTGCCGCAGGGTTGTATCTGTCATTCTCCAAGTACGGGGATGTTGTTTTAGGTGATCCGACAGAGAAGCCGAGGTTCACATTATTTGAATATTCCTCGATATTAATTGCAATGGGGCTAGGATCCACCATTATGCGGACAGGGATGACTGAATGGGCCAATATCGCAGTTGATCCGCCGTTTGGCGCGGAAGCTGGTTCGGCTGATGCATTATTATGGGGAAATGCATATAGCATGTTCATGTGGAGCTTCCAGGTGTTTGCCATCTTTGTTATGGCAGCACCCGCAATGGGTTATATTTTGCATGTTCGGAAGAAACCATTTATGCGAATATCCGAGGCATGTCGTGTTATTTTTGGAGATAAGTTTACGGATGGTCTAGGCGGCACGATACTGGATATTATCTTTCTAGTTAGCATACTCTCAGGTGCTGCTGTTACCTTAGGGTTGGGAACCCCTATTGTGACCTATAATTTAGCTGAAATATTCAACATCGAGATTACATTTGGCTTAACATTGATCGTGACCATTGTATGGGTATTTCTATTCTCCATCAGTGCTTATTTAGGAATAGAAAGAGGTATCAAACGATTAAGTACCTTTAATATGTACCTTGCTGGCGGGTTTGCTATATTCATCATGATAGTGGGGCCTGGTATATTCATCCTTAATTACTTTACAGACACTGTCGGCTTCCTGTTATCGAATTATGTCGATATATCCCTTTACACGAACGCTTTAGATATGGGTGGAACCACACATATGGAAAGCAATACTATATTTTGGTTTGCCTATAGCGCTACATGGGCTATGCTGCACAGTATATTTGCTGCAAAAATATCCCGGGGCAGGACCATAAGAGAAATGATATTAACATATTTATTAGCTCCCACGCTTATTTCTTGGGTAGCAACAGGGATACTTGGAGGTCTTGGTGTACACAGGTATCTAACTGGAGAAGTTTCTGTATTGGAGGTTGTACAGGAAGATGCTATGGCAGTCATACCAGAAATATTGAGTTCGTTGCCTTTTTCTACTATTGCACTTGTAGTCTTTGTTATCATTGCGATGATTTTCATGGTTACGACATTGGACTCGACAACGTATACAATTGCATCTTATACAGGTACCAAGAATATGAGTGTAGCAGAACCTTCCAAGCATCTGCGGTTAATTGTTGCAGCCATCATAACTGTACTTGCTCTGGCCTTGCTGAGAATAGGTGGTCTGGCTCCACTGGAAGTTCTTTCCGGGATCATGGGAATACCGATCATTGTTATCCAGTTCCTTACCATCTACGCTGCAAAGAAAATGATGGATGAGGATAAGGCATGGATAAATAATGTGAGGAATAAAAAAGAGAAGTAA
- a CDS encoding SurA N-terminal domain-containing protein, translating into MSKKWLLSLSFAVLVFVMVACGDEDETAEDNNETEEPEMEEPAEQPEMPEPDLEGVPDVVAEVNGEEIPRDEFEATYQGQFQQAMMQAQMSGQEIDQDQLKEQVAESMIGTELLVQEADNAGFDASEEEMDETLDELIEMNQLESREEFMSAMEQQGMGEEEVMDQVELQVKLDKLITSEAGDTEPTEEEVEEFYEQFAAQQEEMGGAEGEEVEVPSFDELKPELEQELRNQKEGEASQVLVENLREEADVTNHL; encoded by the coding sequence TTGAGTAAAAAATGGTTATTAAGTTTATCATTTGCCGTACTGGTATTTGTAATGGTAGCATGCGGTGATGAAGACGAGACAGCTGAAGATAATAATGAAACAGAAGAACCTGAAATGGAAGAGCCTGCTGAACAGCCAGAAATGCCTGAGCCTGATTTAGAAGGTGTTCCTGATGTTGTTGCAGAGGTAAATGGAGAAGAAATACCAAGAGATGAATTTGAAGCTACTTACCAAGGGCAGTTTCAGCAAGCAATGATGCAAGCACAAATGTCAGGTCAAGAGATTGACCAGGATCAATTAAAAGAACAGGTTGCTGAAAGCATGATTGGAACAGAACTTCTTGTGCAAGAAGCTGACAACGCAGGTTTTGACGCGTCAGAAGAAGAGATGGATGAGACACTAGATGAATTAATAGAAATGAATCAGCTTGAATCCAGAGAAGAATTCATGTCTGCTATGGAACAACAAGGTATGGGTGAAGAAGAAGTGATGGATCAGGTAGAATTGCAAGTAAAATTAGATAAGCTTATTACTAGCGAGGCTGGTGACACGGAACCAACGGAAGAAGAGGTAGAAGAATTTTATGAACAGTTTGCAGCCCAACAAGAGGAAATGGGTGGAGCAGAAGGTGAAGAAGTAGAAGTCCCATCTTTTGATGAACTCAAACCAGAACTTGAACAAGAATTAAGGAACCAAAAAGAAGGGGAAGCATCTCAAGTACTTGTTGAGAACCTTCGTGAAGAGGCAGACGTCACGAATCACTTGTAA
- a CDS encoding TVP38/TMEM64 family protein, with the protein MKKGIIAVIVYGTILFIAFLYREPLLTWLDESDLSQLPFMFFLAIFFGVIPVIPFSVFAGIMGAKYGVWIGAIINWTGSIGASAIFFLLARYFFVRQFQRFISRYKKVKKFDYIISQNAFIAVLFSRMIPIVPPPVINIYSGLSTMLFSTYMAATALGQIPGMIVYAYLGNQLFTSFQFFFLGISIYLGYVLLVILIYRWWYKRF; encoded by the coding sequence ATGAAAAAAGGAATTATTGCTGTCATTGTTTATGGAACCATTTTATTCATTGCTTTTTTGTATCGTGAACCTTTGTTGACTTGGCTAGATGAAAGTGATTTATCGCAACTTCCATTTATGTTTTTTTTAGCCATTTTTTTTGGCGTTATCCCTGTTATTCCTTTTAGTGTCTTTGCTGGAATAATGGGGGCGAAATATGGAGTTTGGATTGGTGCAATTATTAATTGGACAGGATCAATTGGGGCCTCCGCTATTTTCTTCTTGCTTGCCCGTTACTTTTTTGTCCGTCAATTCCAACGATTTATTTCAAGGTATAAAAAGGTTAAGAAATTTGATTATATTATTAGTCAAAATGCGTTCATAGCGGTCTTATTTAGTCGGATGATTCCAATTGTACCTCCGCCTGTAATAAATATTTATTCTGGGTTAAGTACTATGTTATTCAGTACTTATATGGCTGCAACAGCTCTCGGCCAAATTCCTGGTATGATTGTGTATGCCTACTTAGGAAACCAATTATTTACTTCGTTTCAATTCTTTTTTTTAGGTATCTCTATTTATTTAGGATACGTGCTCCTTGTGATCCTTATCTATCGATGGTGGTATAAAAGGTTTTAG
- a CDS encoding atypical membrane-integrating protein (Mistic protein), giving the protein MKANENDYNKYSEAIDRIQEGNETMIELFNELEGDDPMIKFDNGVMETIERAKKKYGDDMVDKKLNNVVREMLSWLDLEDVDIDLEEGEKEDDQS; this is encoded by the coding sequence ATGAAGGCGAATGAAAATGATTATAATAAATACAGTGAGGCAATCGACCGCATTCAAGAAGGAAATGAGACGATGATAGAATTGTTCAATGAACTTGAAGGCGATGATCCGATGATAAAGTTTGATAATGGGGTTATGGAAACTATTGAACGTGCAAAGAAAAAATACGGCGATGATATGGTTGATAAAAAATTGAATAATGTTGTACGGGAAATGCTTTCATGGCTAGATTTAGAAGATGTTGATATCGATTTAGAGGAAGGGGAAAAAGAGGATGACCAATCGTAA
- a CDS encoding YolD-like family protein, translating into MNDRGTMKWTSLMLPEHIALLNDMWEEGKHQENPILDEQKLMEINSQLQRAIHNDLTIEVKHNAGRDYLTKKGKLHKVDNVSLQLDDHTEIKLDNVLDVYID; encoded by the coding sequence ATGAATGATCGCGGTACGATGAAATGGACGTCTTTAATGTTGCCTGAGCATATTGCATTATTAAATGATATGTGGGAAGAGGGGAAACATCAAGAAAATCCGATTCTCGATGAACAAAAATTAATGGAAATCAACTCGCAACTACAACGAGCCATTCATAATGACTTAACGATTGAGGTTAAACATAATGCGGGACGTGATTATCTTACTAAAAAAGGTAAACTACATAAAGTTGATAACGTTAGTTTACAACTGGATGATCACACAGAAATCAAATTGGATAATGTGCTCGATGTGTATATAGATTAA
- a CDS encoding S1 domain-containing RNA-binding protein, protein MAIEVGSKVQGKVTGITNFGAFVEMPGGTTGLVHISEVADSYVKDVNDHLTKGDQVEVKIISEKEGKIALSIKKAIDKPPEAKRQERQGRDNRNSKDNRSRNNFKKESFEDKMANFLKTSEENLSTLKRSTETKRGGRGGRRG, encoded by the coding sequence TTGGCAATTGAAGTAGGAAGCAAGGTACAAGGTAAAGTAACAGGCATCACTAATTTTGGAGCGTTTGTGGAAATGCCAGGCGGCACAACAGGACTTGTGCACATCAGTGAGGTAGCTGATAGCTATGTAAAAGATGTAAATGATCATCTTACAAAGGGTGACCAAGTTGAAGTAAAAATCATAAGTGAAAAAGAGGGAAAAATAGCTTTATCGATCAAAAAAGCAATAGATAAACCGCCAGAGGCAAAACGCCAAGAGCGGCAAGGGAGAGACAATAGGAACTCCAAAGATAATCGTTCAAGAAATAATTTTAAGAAAGAATCTTTTGAAGATAAAATGGCTAACTTTTTAAAGACTAGTGAAGAAAATTTATCTACATTAAAACGCAGCACCGAAACCAAACGTGGCGGTAGAGGTGGAAGACGCGGATAA
- a CDS encoding YeeE/YedE family protein — protein MGTSTTIVQPINEVEDPVEKRPDLNNPQMPLIIGGLIVGAILMIYLMFTQDMVQPLLLVIGLLLGYTLFHARFGFTSAFRRLASVGNGQAVRSHMLMLAVAVTLFAPILAFGFSFFGGEVAGYVSPIGVSLVVGAFMFGIGMQLGGGCASGTLFAVGSGRTVMFITLLFFIVGSVIGARHLPFWTEDLPAFEPVSLATTTGFGYGGAWVLSIALFGLITWITLVVEKKKKPPKMAAVPSATGWKRIFRGSWPLFAAAIVLAVLNALTLMVRGEPWGVTSAFALWGSKVAQFIGIDVASWGYWQGENAAVLEASIFTDSTTVLNLGVILGAFLASAAGGLFKFTNINLKNVAAAVIGGVLMGYGARLAFGCNIGAYFGGIASFSLHGYLWGILALAGTFLALYLRPLFGLSVPKSKDSFC, from the coding sequence ATGGGGACATCAACAACTATAGTTCAACCTATAAATGAAGTAGAAGATCCGGTGGAAAAAAGACCAGATTTAAATAACCCGCAAATGCCACTAATAATTGGTGGATTAATTGTTGGGGCGATATTGATGATTTATCTAATGTTTACGCAAGATATGGTTCAGCCTTTGCTACTTGTAATCGGCTTGTTACTTGGATACACATTATTCCATGCACGTTTTGGGTTTACATCGGCATTTCGTAGGCTTGCGTCTGTCGGAAATGGGCAAGCGGTACGTTCGCACATGTTAATGTTAGCAGTTGCAGTTACGTTATTTGCTCCAATCCTAGCATTTGGTTTTTCATTCTTTGGAGGAGAGGTTGCCGGTTATGTATCACCAATTGGTGTGAGTCTGGTAGTGGGGGCCTTTATGTTTGGAATAGGAATGCAACTTGGAGGTGGCTGTGCTTCTGGTACGCTTTTTGCGGTCGGATCAGGACGAACTGTCATGTTTATAACGCTATTATTCTTTATTGTTGGTTCCGTAATAGGGGCTAGGCATCTACCATTCTGGACGGAAGATTTACCAGCATTTGAACCTGTTTCTCTAGCAACCACTACTGGATTTGGTTATGGTGGTGCTTGGGTACTATCCATTGCATTGTTCGGTTTAATTACCTGGATTACTTTAGTAGTAGAGAAAAAGAAAAAGCCACCCAAAATGGCTGCTGTACCTTCAGCAACAGGTTGGAAGAGGATTTTTCGCGGATCTTGGCCACTGTTCGCAGCAGCAATTGTATTAGCTGTTCTTAATGCTTTAACGTTAATGGTGCGCGGTGAGCCTTGGGGTGTTACATCAGCCTTTGCGTTGTGGGGATCAAAAGTAGCACAGTTCATCGGAATCGATGTAGCGAGCTGGGGATATTGGCAAGGTGAAAATGCAGCAGTATTAGAAGCATCCATCTTCACTGACTCAACAACCGTATTGAACTTGGGAGTTATCCTTGGTGCATTTCTGGCATCAGCAGCAGGCGGACTTTTTAAGTTTACGAATATCAACCTAAAAAATGTAGCAGCTGCTGTTATTGGAGGGGTGCTCATGGGGTATGGTGCCCGCCTTGCATTTGGTTGTAATATCGGCGCATACTTCGGTGGTATTGCATCCTTTAGTTTACATGGATATCTTTGGGGAATCCTGGCATTAGCTGGAACCTTTTTAGCACTATACCTAAGGCCGCTCTTTGGATTATCGGTGCCAAAATCAAAAGATTCATTCTGTTAA
- a CDS encoding DEAD/DEAH box helicase, whose translation MSEASFEEYKISDEIKRALDVLKYKTPTEVQREVIPRAMEREDLVVKSQTGTGKTASFAIPISEMMEWEEKKPQTLVLTPTRELAVQVREDFTNIGRFKRIKATAVYGKDPFAKQKEELKQKTHVVVGTPGRVQDHIDRETLNLDEVKYLVIDEADEMLNMGFIKEVETIINELPSNRITMVFSATLPKDVENLCHKYMKNPSPIEIAATGITTNTIKHRLVEAKEEAKISLLKDVTVVENPDSCIIFCRTKNHVDILYSELEDSGYPCEKLHGGLEQEDRFSVMDGFKTGNFRYLIATDVAARGIDIDNVTLIINYDVPVEKESYVHRTGRTGRVGNEGKAITFATTSEAKYVKAIERYIGFDIPLVEAPGRQEVAREKAAFEEKIKGRRVVKNNKTERINKNITKLHFGGGKKKKIRAVDFVGTIANIPGVTADDIGIIDIHDTFSYVDILNGKGSVVLQAMEDTTIKGKKLKVSQAIK comes from the coding sequence ATGAGTGAAGCAAGTTTTGAGGAGTATAAAATAAGTGATGAAATAAAAAGAGCACTTGACGTGTTGAAATATAAAACACCTACAGAGGTGCAACGCGAAGTAATACCACGGGCGATGGAGCGTGAAGACCTTGTCGTGAAATCTCAAACAGGAACTGGGAAGACTGCATCCTTTGCGATACCTATTAGTGAAATGATGGAATGGGAAGAAAAAAAGCCGCAAACTTTGGTACTTACTCCAACTAGAGAGCTCGCTGTTCAAGTGCGAGAAGATTTCACGAACATTGGTCGGTTTAAACGGATCAAAGCTACAGCGGTGTATGGCAAAGACCCTTTTGCAAAACAAAAGGAGGAATTGAAACAAAAAACACATGTAGTCGTTGGTACTCCTGGACGTGTGCAGGATCATATTGATAGAGAAACATTGAATTTGGATGAGGTAAAGTATCTTGTTATAGATGAAGCAGATGAAATGCTTAATATGGGGTTTATTAAGGAAGTAGAAACGATAATAAATGAACTTCCGTCAAACAGAATTACGATGGTATTCTCAGCTACTTTACCTAAAGATGTTGAAAATCTCTGCCACAAATACATGAAAAATCCCTCTCCTATTGAAATTGCTGCTACTGGGATAACAACAAATACAATTAAACATCGTTTAGTCGAAGCAAAGGAAGAAGCGAAAATTTCACTTCTAAAAGACGTAACGGTTGTTGAAAACCCAGATAGCTGCATTATTTTTTGCAGAACCAAGAATCACGTGGATATATTATATAGCGAATTAGAGGATTCTGGTTACCCTTGCGAAAAATTGCATGGTGGATTAGAGCAAGAGGATAGATTTTCGGTGATGGATGGTTTCAAAACAGGGAATTTCCGTTATCTCATCGCAACAGATGTTGCTGCTAGAGGAATTGATATTGATAACGTGACGCTTATCATCAACTATGATGTTCCTGTAGAAAAAGAGAGTTATGTTCACCGAACGGGAAGAACTGGGCGTGTCGGTAATGAGGGGAAAGCCATTACCTTTGCGACAACCTCTGAAGCAAAATATGTAAAAGCAATTGAAAGATACATCGGCTTTGACATTCCATTAGTGGAAGCTCCTGGTCGTCAGGAAGTTGCTCGTGAAAAAGCAGCGTTTGAAGAGAAAATCAAGGGACGTCGCGTTGTTAAGAATAATAAAACGGAACGAATCAATAAAAATATTACGAAACTCCACTTTGGTGGAGGAAAAAAGAAGAAGATTCGAGCGGTCGATTTTGTGGGAACGATAGCGAATATTCCAGGTGTAACAGCAGATGACATCGGGATTATTGATATCCACGACACGTTCTCCTATGTGGACATATTAAATGGCAAGGGATCCGTCGTTTTACAGGCAATGGAGGATACCACAATCAAAGGGAAGAAACTAAAAGTTAGTCAAGCGATTAAGTAG
- a CDS encoding GNAT family N-acetyltransferase: MDTTITIRLLQYDDYPQVEALDTGIEDDYVKNIFERLVVEPNCLFGVFQEGQLVSMGGYTVYAKNYAMLGRLRSDRRYKGNGFSTSLMSHMIHTAFQQNDIQWVGANTEEHNRSAQRVMEKNRLTNYVTLHNATTKDTSSLESGAKPWNSITDLQKKKDWVEQTYVKTAAIFPYECYYPFPGATNLFQEEDLKKWSFYENDDKTRFVITKNDQKKNHYLHAVYPWNDFASQKGLWETISNDYHKLKKETGDDTYIWMDLTKEEAHSLPHHHPFELPSPWMLFGVDRARWEQL, from the coding sequence ATGGATACAACTATTACGATTCGGCTTTTACAATACGATGACTACCCTCAAGTAGAAGCTTTGGACACTGGGATTGAAGACGATTATGTAAAGAACATATTTGAACGACTTGTGGTAGAACCTAATTGCTTATTTGGCGTATTCCAGGAAGGCCAGCTCGTCAGTATGGGTGGATACACTGTTTACGCAAAAAATTATGCAATGTTAGGGAGACTTAGAAGTGATCGCCGATATAAGGGGAACGGTTTTTCAACATCCTTGATGTCTCATATGATACACACAGCTTTTCAGCAAAATGATATTCAATGGGTAGGGGCAAACACAGAAGAACATAATAGATCGGCACAACGTGTGATGGAGAAAAACAGGTTAACCAATTACGTAACATTACATAATGCTACAACAAAGGATACCTCCTCCCTCGAGTCTGGTGCAAAGCCTTGGAATTCTATTACCGATCTACAAAAGAAAAAGGACTGGGTTGAACAAACGTATGTAAAAACAGCAGCGATCTTCCCGTATGAATGTTATTATCCTTTTCCAGGTGCAACGAATTTATTTCAAGAAGAGGATCTAAAGAAATGGTCGTTCTATGAAAATGATGATAAAACGCGCTTTGTTATCACAAAGAATGACCAAAAGAAAAACCATTACTTGCATGCAGTCTATCCATGGAATGATTTCGCTTCACAAAAAGGATTATGGGAAACAATTTCAAATGATTATCACAAATTAAAGAAAGAAACTGGAGATGATACCTACATCTGGATGGATCTAACTAAGGAGGAAGCACATTCTCTCCCCCATCATCATCCATTCGAGTTGCCGTCACCATGGATGTTATTTGGGGTTGATAGAGCGCGCTGGGAACAATTATAG